A stretch of uncultured Methanobrevibacter sp. DNA encodes these proteins:
- a CDS encoding thiamine pyrophosphate-dependent enzyme, protein MVDIPDKNLLAPGHRGCAGCGASIAVKLALNALGENTVAVSATGCLEVMTTPYPETAWEIPFIHVAFENSGAVASGVESALRIQGKDDVNVVAFGGDGGTVDIGLQSLSGAMERGHNMTYICYD, encoded by the coding sequence ATGGTGGACATTCCTGATAAAAATTTATTAGCACCAGGACACAGAGGTTGTGCTGGATGTGGAGCATCTATTGCAGTTAAATTAGCTTTAAACGCATTAGGTGAAAACACCGTAGCCGTTTCCGCTACAGGTTGTCTTGAAGTTATGACTACACCATACCCAGAAACCGCATGGGAAATTCCATTCATTCACGTAGCATTTGAAAATTCAGGTGCTGTTGCGTCTGGTGTAGAAAGTGCACTCAGAATTCAAGGAAAAGATGACGTGAATGTAGTTGCTTTCGGTGGTGACGGAGGAACTGTAGATATCGGTTTACAATCCTTATCCGGAGCTATGGAAAGAGGACACAACATGACCTACATCTGTTACGAT